Proteins from a single region of Acipenser ruthenus chromosome 31, fAciRut3.2 maternal haplotype, whole genome shotgun sequence:
- the LOC131702905 gene encoding uncharacterized protein LOC131702905: MMLDKSPAGQDGRSRFNGFYTELRKKYPSAFTLAGDLGNDKLAAPKKLPSLGPRPILKPEAFPDNLAHNPALLGRRASHAFLLKVENERSEQRSSAEKRPSSGRPRIVKGNRVVVPAAREQALNPGKQLSLPSLSNRIEQNRAALRNHLNNWVPPRALSSGGGPALQSQSCPGGGGIEHAQTAPSGWNSFSERSEDVGSGSEVKPPTLSPRPRVLSSALAELLLPNKPKLELRTRAAKSRLSMSDSDGDSGISLGFPAFRPKDPFTLNPPTCLSPRSGRLANQREPRSGPLKADHTIAILSRNSTLLEPEQRRLSLPPPALPSLLQKRGPSPCRGPAPFRGPTPSTGSSAFRDSTPSRVRFQDESPVEVESRYQERLLLSRGAGGKGWAAPAGNSSTSLEKPPTGATTVPESVEPRWERDPKSLVAREEAGAGAEEQAEVSRRLPQPGIPSPGPAGDGSPLRGGGREAPGLGGTLNHPSLQRTGRLSGCRSLDCHQQGVITCQCCTQPSPEKPQRSKNSTAREAPDLLRLYARVKRTLKTRVKRMQGPKNSNEEAPPFDNIDHTQRGGAVESSSNQRSAQSKKERLYAVTEGAPPAVQ, translated from the exons ATGATGCTGGATAAATCTCCAGCGGGACAGGACGGGCGCAGCCGTTTCAACGGTTTCTACACTGAGCTGCGAAAGAAATACCCCAGCGCCTTCACCCTGGCAGGAGACCTCGGCAACGACAAGCTCGCTGCCCCGAAAAAGCTGCCCAGCTTGGGGCCTCGGCCGATCCTAAAGCCTGAGGCCTTTCCTGACAACCTAGCCCACAATCCAGCGCTCCTGGGCAGGCGGGCCAGCCACGCTTTCCTCCTCAAGGTGGAGAACGAGAGGAGCGAGCAGAGGAGCAGTGCGGAGAAGAGGCCGTCAAGTGGCAGGCCTCGTATCGTCAAGGGAAACCGAGTCGTGGTGCCCGCGGCCAGAGAGCAAGCCCTGAACCCGGGGAAGCAACTGAGTCTGCCGTCCCTGAGCAATCGGATCGAGCAGAACCGAGCCGCGCTCAGAAACCACCTCAACAACTGGGTCCCTCCCAGAGCCCTGAGCTCCGGAGGGGGCCCTGCGCTGCAAAGCCAGAGCTGTCCAGGAGGGGGCGGCATTGAGCATGCCCAAACAGCCCCCAGTGGCTGGAATTCCTTCAGTGAGCGCTCGGAAGACGTGGGGTCTGGCAGCGAGGTCAAGCCACCGACTCTCTCCCCCCGCCCGAGGGTGCTGAGCTCCGCGCTGGCTGAGCTGCTGCTCCCCAACAAGCCCAAACTGGAGCTCCGCACTCGGGCTGCAAAGAGCA GACTCTCCATGTCAGACAGCGACGGGGATTCGGGAATTTCACTGGGCTTCCCGGCTTTCAG GCCAAAAGACCCCTTCACCCTCAACCCCCCGACCTGTCTGTCCCCCCGCAGTGGGAGATTAGCCAATCAGAGAGAGCCCAGATCGGGACCGCTGAAAGCAGACCACACCATCGCCATCCTGTCCCGCAACAGCACCCT ACTGGAGCCTGAGCAGAGACGACTAAGCCTGCCCCCCCCAGCGCTGCCCAGCCTACTACAGAAGAGAGGCCCCTCCCCCTGTAGGGGCCCCGCCCCCTTCAGAGGCCCCACCCCTTCTACTGGCTCCTCTGCATTCCGAGACTCCACCCCCTCCCGAGTACGCTTCCAGGACGAGTCCCCAGTGGAAGTGGAGTCCCGCTACCAGGAACGGCTGCTGCTGAGCAGGGGGGCGGGAGGGAAGGGCTGGGCAGCACCAGCGGGTAACAGCAGCACCAGTCTGGAGAAACCTCCTACAGGAGCCACCACTGTCCCAGAGAGCGTGGAGCCCAGGTGGGAGCGAGATCCTAAAAGCCTAGTAGCCAGGGAAGAGGCAGGAGCAGGGGCAGAGGAGCAAGCAGAGGTCTCCAGGCGTCTTCCCCAGCCTGGGATCCCCAGCCCAGGACCAGCAGGGGACGGAAGCCCtctgagagggggagggagggaggctccgGGGTTGGGCGGGACGTTGAATCACCCCAGTCTTCAGCGCACCGGGAGGCTGTCAGGGTGCCGGTCGCTCGACTGCCACCAGCAGGGAGTCATCACCTGCCAGTGCTGCACTCAGCCGTCACCGGAGAAACCACAGCGGAGCAAGAACAGCACAG CGAGGGAAGCCCCAGACCTCCTTAGGCTGTACGCCAGGGTGAAGAGGACTCTGAAAACCCGGGTGAAGCGAATGCAGGGGCCAAAGAATAGCAACGAGGAGGCCCCGCCCTTCGACAACATTGACCACACCCAGAGAGGCGGGGCCGTGGAGAGCAGCTCCAATCAGCGCTCTGCACAGAGTAAGAAGGAGCGGCTGTACGCCGTGACCGAAGGAGCGCCCCCTGCTGTTCAGTGA
- the LOC117421904 gene encoding N-terminal Xaa-Pro-Lys N-methyltransferase 1-like has product MATEVIGDEAVFYSKAEKYWKDVPPTVDGMLGGYGSISNIDIHGSSKFLQRFLGDGSGKTGTQCALDCGAGIGRITKRLLLPLFKTVDMVDVTNEFLVKAKSYLGEDGRRVDNYFCCGLQDFQPQPGRYDLIWIQWVIGHLTDEALVGFLRRCRAGLRPHGMVCIKDNVAHEGVVMDEVDSSVCRDLPALRHVIRQAGFSVVAEERQENFPEEIFQVQMLALR; this is encoded by the exons ATGGCGACGGAGGTCATAGGGGACGAGGCTGTCTTCTACTCCAAGGCTGAGAAGTACTGGAAGGACGTCCCTCCCACCGTGGACGGCATGCTGGGAGGCTACGGCAGCATCTCCAACATCGACATCCACGGGTCCAGCAAGTTTCTGCAGAGGTTCCTGGGG GACGGCTCTGGTAAGACAGGGACTCAGTGTGCTCTGGACTGCGGTGCTGGGATTGGCCGGATCACTAAGAGGCTCCTGCTGCCCCTCTTCAAGACCGTGGACATGGTGGACGTGACCAACGAGTTCCTGGTCAAGGCCAAGAGCTACCTGGGGGAAGACGGCCGTCGCGTGGACAACTACTTCTGCTGCGGCCTGCAGGACTTCCAGCCCCAGCCGGGCCGCTACGACCTCATCTGGATCCAGTGGGTGATAG GTCACCTGACGGACGAGGCGCTGGTGGGGTTCCTGCGGCGCTGCAGGGCGGGGCTGCGCCCTCACGGGATGGTCTGCATCAAGGACAACGTGGCTCACGAGGGCGTGGTCATGGACGAGGTGGACAGCAGCGTGTGCCGTGACCTGCCCGCGCTGCGCCACGTCATCAGGCAGGCCGGCTTCAGCGTGGTGGCCGAGGAGAGGCAGGAGAACTTCCCTGAGGAGATCTTCCAGGTGCAGATGCTCGCCCTCCGATAG
- the LOC117421903 gene encoding ankyrin repeat and SOCS box protein 6-like, with protein MPFLHGFRRIIYEYQPLVDEILRVLGIEEGAGAQGSAPAVDSAPWGAVDSAPWGSLEELLEMESQSSFFLEGVSYSLFKVAETGLVSAAETLLRYQADLNFEDPVSYYNPLHIAVLRNQPAMVEALVRHGADINKRDRIHESSPLDLASEERERLPCLRTLLDLGADVNAADKNGKTALLHALASSDGVTVHNTDNIQLLLRGGADVEAVTRDGETALSSLVFLVKEALDCSREDAAQIGSFCLGATRLLLAHGADPSRCSDEEPPLTCACLELFDLHFPLAVLLLQSGAGFRCSQHSPPCWWGYSLIFQRLCSGLRDRRDDGTAASELLQQAESILELAAAASPAVRLQPGFEVSTEGCGAHAEKVLDLYRHLQELEQNPVPLKQLCRAHIRHRLLPGPLEGKVQALPLPDRLRGYLLIEHRHGNEAGACFKPPRNSSTLI; from the exons ATGCCGTTCCTGCACGGGTTCCGCAGGATAATCTACGAGTACCAGCCTCTGGTGGATGAGATCCTGAGGGTGCTGGGGATCGAGGAAGGGGCCGGGGCTCAGGGCAG TGCCCCTGCGGTGGACAGCGCCCCCTGGGGCGCGGTGGACAGCGCCCCCTGGGGCTCGCTGGAAGAGCTGCTGGAGATGGAGTCCCAGTCCAGCTTCTTCCTGGAGGGGGTCAGCTACTCCCTGTTCAAAGTAGCCGAGACCGGACTGGTCAGCGCCGCGGAGACCCTGCTCCGATACCAGGCTGACCTCAACTTCGAAG atcccgTCTCCTACTACAACCCCCTGCACATCGCGGTGCTGCGGAACCAGCCTGCCATGGTGGAAGCGCTAGTGAGACACGGGGCCGACATCAACAAGAGGGATCGG ATTCATGAGAGCAGCCCGTTGGATCTGGCGAGcgaggagagggagaggctgcCCTGCCTGCGCACACTCCTGGACCTGGGGGCTGACGTCAACGCCGCTGACAAGAACG gAAAGACCGCACTGCTTCATGCCCTGGCCAGCAGCGACGGAGTTACAGTCCACAACACCGATAACATACAGCTGCTGCTGAGGGGAG GTGCGGACGTGGAGGCGGTGACCCGCGACGGGGAGACCGCTCTCTCCTCGCTGGTCTTCCTTGTGAAGGAGGCGCTGGACTGCAGCCGGGAGGACGCGGCCCAGATCGGGAGCTTCTGCCTGGGGGCGACGCGGCTCCTGCTGGCCCACGGTGCCGACCCCAGCCGCTGCTCGGACGAGGAGCCCCCGCTCACCTGCGCCTGCCTGGAGCTCTTCGACCTGCACTTCCcgctggctgtgctgctgctgcagtccgGGGCTGGCTTCCGCTGCTCCCAGCACAGCCCCCCCTGCTGGTGGGGCTACAGTCTCATCTTCCAGCGCCTCTGCTCCGGGCTCAGGGACCGCAGGGATGACGGCACGGCCGCCTCCGAGCTGCTGCAGCAGGCAGAGAGCATCCTGGAGCTGGCTGCAGCCGCTTCTCCAGCGGTCAGGCTGCAGCCAGGCTTCGAGGTCTCCACGGAGGGGTGCGGGGCCCACGCGGAGAAGGTCCTTGATCTCTACAGGCACCTCCAGGAGCTGGAGCAGAACCCTGTCCCCCTGAAGCAGCTCTGCAGGGCGCACATCCGCCACAGGCTGCTGCCTGGGCCCCTGGAGGGCAAGGTGCAGGCGCTGCCTCTCCCAGACAGACTCCGAGGGTACCTGCTGATTGAGCATCGTCACGGAAACGAGGCTGGGGCTTGTTTTAAACCCCCGAGGAACTCCTCTACCTTGATTTAA
- the LOC131702906 gene encoding NADPH-dependent diflavin oxidoreductase 1-like isoform X1, translating to MAAPTLLVLFGSQTGTAQDTAERIGRQAQRRRFHVRVEALDSYNVVSLISEPLVVFVCSTTGQGDPPDNMKSFWRFLFRKSLPAGSLCRLDCAVLGLGDSSYPRFNFVAKKLHKRLIQLGANPLLPVGLGDEQHDLGQDAVIDPWLSAFWERSLELYPLPPGVSVLSEDVLLPSRYELHFLDDVTNGLSLEPPDRDTPLSAPPSQLHPFLARMVSNQRVTHSSHFQDVRLIDFDITGSQIQFSAGDVVMIQPQNSPEDVDQFCQLLHLDPDRFFTLTPRDNAPVPARLPQPCSVRFLLERFLDISSVPKRSFFELLGGFATNELEREKLRELSSAQGQEDLHSYCTRPRRTALEVLSDFPHTTTALSIEYLLDLFPEIKPRSFSIASSLQVHPGRIQILLAIVMFKTRIHRPRRGLCSTWLASQDPEQGVVRVPLWVKKGGLKFPTDQDTPVIMVGPGTGVAPFRAAIQERVSQGRRGNYLFFGCRQESMDFCCRSEWEKLVRAGSLTLFTAFSRDQEDKVYVQHHVREHGRLLWDLIVNEKAHFYIAGNAKQMPAAVTDALKSVFESEGRLSAAESEELLAELERLGRFQSETWS from the exons ATGGCCGCTCCGACCCTATTGGTCCTCTTCGGCAGTCAGACCGGGACAGCTCAGGACACGGCCGAGCGGATTGGACGACAGGCACAGAGGAGGCGGTTCCATGTCAGGGTTGAGGCTCTTGACAGCTACaatgtg gtcaGCCTGATCTCCGAGCCCCTGGTGGTGTTTGTCTGCTCGACCACAGGCCAGGGGGACCCTCCTGATAACATGAAG AGTTTCTGGCGGTTCCTGTTCCGGAAGTCTCTCCCGGCCGGGTCACTCTGTCGCCTGGACTGCGCTGTGCTGGGGCTGGGGGACTCCTCCTACCCCAG GTTTAACTTTGTGGCCAAGAAGCTCCACAAGCGTCTGATCCAGCTGGGAGCAAACCCCCTGCTGCCAGTGGGACTGGGGGACGAGCAGCATGACCTGGG ACAGGATGCTGTGATTGACCCCTGGCTCAGTGCATTCTGGGAGAGGTCCCTGGAGCTCTACCCCTTGCCCCCCGGAGTGAGCGTGCTCAGTGAGGACGTCCT ACTGCCCTCCAGGTACGAGCTTCACTTCCTGGATGATGTCACAAACGGGCTGTCGCTGGAACCACCTGACCGGGACACGCCCCTCTCAGCCCCGCCCTCTCAGCTCCACCCTTTTCTGGCGCGGATGGTGTCCAATCAGAGAGTGACGCACTCCTCTCACTTTCAGGACGTGCGGCTCATAGACTTTGACATCACCGGCTCCCAGATCCA GTTCTCAGCGGGGGACGTGGTGATGATTCAGCCCCAGAATTCCCCAGAGGACGTGGATCAGTTCTGCCAGCTCCTGCACCTCGACCCAGATCGATTCTTCACCCTCACACCCAGAGACAACG CCCCGGTCCCAGCCCGGCTGCCCCAGCCCTGCTCGGTGCGCTTCCTGCTGGAGCGTTTCCTGGATATCTCCAGCGTGCCGAAGCGCTCCTTCTTCGAGCTGCTCGGGGGCTTCGCCACCAACGAGCTGGAGAGGGAGAAGCTGAGGGAGCTGAGCTCCGCGCAGGGCCAGGAGGATCTGCACAGCTACTGCACCCGGCCCAGGCGCACGGCCCTGGAG GTCCTCAGTGATTTCCCTCACACCACGACAGCTCTGTCGATAGAGTATCTCCTGGACCTTTTCCCTGAAATCAAGCCTCGGtccttctccattgcttcctcgcTGCAG GTCCACCCGGGGCGCATACAGATCCTGCTGGCCATCGTGATGTTTAAAACACGAATTCACAGACCGAGGCGGGGCCTCTGCTCCACGTGGCTAGCCTCCCAGGATCCAGAGCAGG GTGTGGTGAGGGTCCCTCTGTGGGTGAAGAAGGGAGGGCTGAAGTTCCCCACCGACCAAGACACCCCCGTTATCATGGTGGGACCCGGCACTGGAGTGGCCCCCTTCAGGGCAGCTATTCAAGAGCGGGTTTCGCAGGGCAGGAGAG ggaacTACCTGTTCTTCGGGTGTCGTCAGGAGTCCATGGATTTCTGTTGCCGCTCGGAGTGGGAGAAGCTAGTGAGGGCGGGGTCTCTGACTCTCTTCACAGCGTTCTCGAGGGACCAG GAGGACAAGGTGTACGTGCAGCACCACGTCAGGGAGCACGGACGCCTGCTGTGGGACCTCATTGTGAACGAGAAGGCTCATTTCTACATCGCAGG CAACGCAAAGCAGATGCCAGCTGCCGTCACGGACGCCCTGAAGTCTGTGTTTGAGTCGGAGGGCCGGCTCTCAGCCGCGGAGTCCGAGGAGCTGCTGGCTGAACTGGAGAGACTGGGCCGCTTCCAGTCTGAGACCTGGTCCTGA
- the LOC131702906 gene encoding NADPH-dependent diflavin oxidoreductase 1-like isoform X2 produces the protein MAAPTLLVLFGSQTGTAQDTAERIGRQAQRRRFHVRVEALDSYNVVSLISEPLVVFVCSTTGQGDPPDNMKSFWRFLFRKSLPAGSLCRLDCAVLGLGDSSYPRFNFVAKKLHKRLIQLGANPLLPVGLGDEQHDLGQDAVIDPWLSAFWERSLELYPLPPGVSVLSEDVLLPSRYELHFLDDVTNGLSLEPPDRDTPLSAPPSQLHPFLARMVSNQRVTHSSHFQDVRLIDFDITGSQIQFSAGDVVMIQPQNSPEDVDQFCQLLHLDPDRFFTLTPRDNAPVPARLPQPCSVRFLLERFLDISSVPKRSFFELLGGFATNELEREKLRELSSAQGQEDLHSYCTRPRRTALEVLSDFPHTTTALSIEYLLDLFPEIKPRSFSIASSLQVHPGRIQILLAIVMFKTRIHRPRRGLCSTWLASQDPEQGVVRVPLWVKKGGLKFPTDQDTPVIMVGPGTGVAPFRAAIQERVSQGRRGGQGVRAAPRQGARTPAVGPHCEREGSFLHRRQRKADASCRHGRPEVCV, from the exons ATGGCCGCTCCGACCCTATTGGTCCTCTTCGGCAGTCAGACCGGGACAGCTCAGGACACGGCCGAGCGGATTGGACGACAGGCACAGAGGAGGCGGTTCCATGTCAGGGTTGAGGCTCTTGACAGCTACaatgtg gtcaGCCTGATCTCCGAGCCCCTGGTGGTGTTTGTCTGCTCGACCACAGGCCAGGGGGACCCTCCTGATAACATGAAG AGTTTCTGGCGGTTCCTGTTCCGGAAGTCTCTCCCGGCCGGGTCACTCTGTCGCCTGGACTGCGCTGTGCTGGGGCTGGGGGACTCCTCCTACCCCAG GTTTAACTTTGTGGCCAAGAAGCTCCACAAGCGTCTGATCCAGCTGGGAGCAAACCCCCTGCTGCCAGTGGGACTGGGGGACGAGCAGCATGACCTGGG ACAGGATGCTGTGATTGACCCCTGGCTCAGTGCATTCTGGGAGAGGTCCCTGGAGCTCTACCCCTTGCCCCCCGGAGTGAGCGTGCTCAGTGAGGACGTCCT ACTGCCCTCCAGGTACGAGCTTCACTTCCTGGATGATGTCACAAACGGGCTGTCGCTGGAACCACCTGACCGGGACACGCCCCTCTCAGCCCCGCCCTCTCAGCTCCACCCTTTTCTGGCGCGGATGGTGTCCAATCAGAGAGTGACGCACTCCTCTCACTTTCAGGACGTGCGGCTCATAGACTTTGACATCACCGGCTCCCAGATCCA GTTCTCAGCGGGGGACGTGGTGATGATTCAGCCCCAGAATTCCCCAGAGGACGTGGATCAGTTCTGCCAGCTCCTGCACCTCGACCCAGATCGATTCTTCACCCTCACACCCAGAGACAACG CCCCGGTCCCAGCCCGGCTGCCCCAGCCCTGCTCGGTGCGCTTCCTGCTGGAGCGTTTCCTGGATATCTCCAGCGTGCCGAAGCGCTCCTTCTTCGAGCTGCTCGGGGGCTTCGCCACCAACGAGCTGGAGAGGGAGAAGCTGAGGGAGCTGAGCTCCGCGCAGGGCCAGGAGGATCTGCACAGCTACTGCACCCGGCCCAGGCGCACGGCCCTGGAG GTCCTCAGTGATTTCCCTCACACCACGACAGCTCTGTCGATAGAGTATCTCCTGGACCTTTTCCCTGAAATCAAGCCTCGGtccttctccattgcttcctcgcTGCAG GTCCACCCGGGGCGCATACAGATCCTGCTGGCCATCGTGATGTTTAAAACACGAATTCACAGACCGAGGCGGGGCCTCTGCTCCACGTGGCTAGCCTCCCAGGATCCAGAGCAGG GTGTGGTGAGGGTCCCTCTGTGGGTGAAGAAGGGAGGGCTGAAGTTCCCCACCGACCAAGACACCCCCGTTATCATGGTGGGACCCGGCACTGGAGTGGCCCCCTTCAGGGCAGCTATTCAAGAGCGGGTTTCGCAGGGCAGGAGAG GAGGACAAGGTGTACGTGCAGCACCACGTCAGGGAGCACGGACGCCTGCTGTGGGACCTCATTGTGAACGAGAAGGCTCATTTCTACATCGCAGG CAACGCAAAGCAGATGCCAGCTGCCGTCACGGACGCCCTGAAGTCTGTGTTTGA